A genome region from Cydia pomonella isolate Wapato2018A chromosome 21, ilCydPomo1, whole genome shotgun sequence includes the following:
- the LOC133529457 gene encoding ADP-ribosylation factor-like protein 3, with translation MMGLLNILKKLRSNPEKELRLLLLGLDNAGKTTLLKQLASEDVTHVTPTAGFNIKSVLSSGFKLNVWDIGGQRKIRPYWRNYFENTDILIYVVDCSDHQRLEETSQELSELLQDDKLRNVPLLVYANKQDLSTALPASEVATHLGLHLIRDRTWQIQGCVATDGTGVKEGMEWVCKNIPVKK, from the exons ATGATG GGTCTATTGAACATACTGAAGAAGTTGCGTTCTAATCCTGAGAAAGAGCTAAGATTGCTGCTCCTAGGGCTAGATAATGCTGGTAAAACGACGCTTCTGAAGCAGCTAGCATCTGAAGATGTGACACATGTGACTCCAACAGCTGGGTTCAACATTAAGTCGGTGTTGTCCAGTGGCTTCAAGCTCAATGTATGGGATATCGGCGGACAGAGGAAGATTAGACCTTACTGGAggaattattttgaaaatactgatattcta ATTTACGTAGTAGACTGCTCAGACCATCAAAGGCTGGAAGAGACAAGTCAGGAGCTGTCAGAATTGCTGCAAGATGACAAGCTTCGAAATGTACCACTTCTAGTCTACGCTAACAAGCAGGATTTGTCTACTG CATTACCTGCAAGTGAGGTGGCCACCCATCTCGGTCTACACCTGATCAGGGACCGCACCTGGCAGATACAGGGCTGTGTGGCTACCGACGGCACCGGAGTTAAA gAAGGAATGGAGTGGGTTTGCAAGAACATCCCAGttaaaaagtaa
- the LOC133529676 gene encoding H/ACA ribonucleoprotein complex subunit 2-like protein, with amino-acid sequence MGKVKQEPVEQEDMDTSVKGEPQSYDEKVDHCSVIAKPMAPKKLSKKIYKLIKKSSGHKNYIRNGLKIVQKQLRLGEKGMVFFAGDISPIEIMCHLPAVCEEKDVPYCYTPSRKDIGAAMGTMRGCIMVLVKEHEEYKDLYDEVKSEIKLLGHPL; translated from the exons ATGGGCAAAGTAAAGCAAGAACCGGTAGAACAAGAGGACATGGACACCAGTGTGAAAGGGGAACCTCAAAGTTACGATGAAAAGGTCGACCACTGTAGCGTCATTGCGAAGCCTATGGCGCCGAAGAAATTGAGCAAAAAGATATACAAGCTCATCAAGAAATCTAGCGGGCATAAGAATTATATTAGGAACGGGCTTAAAATTGTGCAAAAGCAACTTCGTCTTGGTGAAAAGGG AATGGTCTTCTTTGCCGGTGACATATCTCCAATCGAGATCATGTGCCACCTCCCCGCCGTCTGTGAAGAGAAAGATGTTCCCTACTGTTACACGCCGAGCCGCAAAGACATCGGAGCCGCAATGGGCACCATGCGAGGCTGCATCATGGTCCTTGTCAAGGAACATGAGGAATACAAGGATTTATATGATGAAGTGAAGAGTGAAATAAAACTGCTTGGACATCCATTATAA